ACGCCCGCGGCGCCCGCGGCCGGCAGGCCGCCACCGCCTGAGCCCGGACACCGCCGGGGACGGCCCCTGGAAGGACTGCCGGGCCCCTGCCCGGGGCCCCTGTCGGGGTCCCTTTCCCGGCCTGCCCGGCCCGGCGCTGTGCGGGCCCCGCGTCGCCCCTACGCCCCGGACCGCCGTCCACTGCCGACCGCCTCGCAGGCCGGTGGCTCCAGGGCGTCGAGTGGCAGCGTGGGCGTGATGCTGGTGTCCAGCACCCCGCGTGCGGCCAGGAGGTCCGCCACGGCGTCGCTGATCCGCTGACGTTCCCTGTACAGATCGGGAAGCATCTCGGGGTACGCGGGCACCAGCTCCTCGCCGGCGTCGACCATGCAGGGCAACAGCTCCCCGATCGTGGTGGTACCGAGTCCGGCGGCGAGCAGGGTGCGGATGCCGCGCACCGTGTCGATGTCCTCGGCGCGGTACTCGCGGTACCCCCCCCATGGGCCTGGCGCTCGCCGCGACACTGCTGGAGCAGGGCCACCCCACGACGGTCTGGAACCGCACTCCGGAGAAGGCCGACGGCCTCGTCGTCCAGGGCGCGCGCCGGGCGGCGACGATCGCCGACGCCGTTGCCGCGAGCCCGGTGACCGTCCGCACCAGCGTGGAAAGGAACGTCAGCTCCGACCAGCCGGAGCTGATGAAAGCCCTCGCCGAGCGGGCGATCGCCGAGGGCCACGGCGGACAGAACTACCTTGCCGTGTTCGAGCTGCTCAAGAAGCCGACGCCCTCGTCATGACGCGCGCAGGACCAGGCAGACGAATCCCAGGGTGTCCCGGTAGACGCGCAGCCACTCGGAGCGGTGGGTCGTGGCCGCCGCGAGCGCTTGGGCGCTCCCCGGATCGTCGGGGTGGTCCAGCGCCCACGCGGACAGGGACCCCGTCCATGCCCATTCGTAGGCGTCCAGCTCCTGGCGGGTGCTGACGTGTCCCTGTACGGGGGTCCACCCGTCGGCGATGACGCGGGCCACCGTGGTCGCCAGGTCGTCGAACTCCCCGAGCATGTCGACGGCCTCCTGGGAGGGCTCGCGCTCCCAGAAGCCATCACCGACCAGGACGCGCCCGCCGGGAGCCAGATGCTTGCGCGCGGCCGCGAGGGTGGGCAGCAGCCCACCGAAGGCATGCGTGGACCCCACGCAGAGCACCAGGTCGAACGAGTGCGGGGAGGTGAAGTCCGCGGCGTCCTGGCGGTGGAGTGCGAGCCGGTCCTGGACGCCGAGCTCGGCCGCGGCCTCGTGGGCGTGCGTCAGGGACGCCTCGGATATGTCCACACCCTCGGCCCGCAGCCGCGGGTGGGCGGCCAGGGCGCGCAGGAGCCATTCCCCGCCGCCGCAGCCGAGGTCGAGGACGCGCTCGTCGCCGCGGGGGATGCCGTGGTCCAGCAGTTCGCGGACCGAAGTGTCGTCGAGCGGCGCCGCGATCGGATGGTCGGCGTGCGCGAGCCTGGAGATCATTTCACGTTTCACCGGCGCAGTCTGACAGCGGCAGACCGCGCGCGCACCTGCTTTTCCGCCGCCGAGCGGGACGCCCCGCCGCGGCTCCGTCGGCGGGATTCACGCGATCGCACGCCCCGGCTGCCGGTCGTGTGATCGTTGCGTGTGATAGCAAAGGAATCGGTGGAAAACGCCCCTGAAGCACCACGGAGAGAGGAGTCGGCATGTCCTCGAAGCGTCGCCGTAAGAAGAAGGCACGTCGTAAGCACGCAGCCAACCACGGTCGACGGCCTCAGTGCTGAGACGGGCCCGGAACGGCTGGATGCACGCGGGGCGGCCCCTTGGGGCCGCCCCGTCGTGTGCCGGACGGTACGTGTCCGGCTGCTCACGTGGTGTGTGGGGGTGGGGGGTAGGGTGTGAGGCCGCTCATGGGACCCAGATCACTTACGAACCCGGGTAGTGGACTCCAGATTCGGACATTTGGGTGTGAAGTGGGGTGATGGGTGGGGTGTGCGGGGGTGTGCTGTTCCGGGGTGGGGTAGTAGGTCACACCTTTGCCAGCGGCTTTTCGGGCCGCTAACAATTGCCGAGTCGCATGGCGCCGTCGATCGAGACACGGCGCTTTCTTCGCGCCGATCCGGCCAGTGCGACTCACGCGATTGGAAGAGGTTCAGCCAGCATGCGCTCCACCACCACCGGTACCGCCCGTCTGACCAAGGCCCACAAGCTCACCGCCGCCGGCATCACCGTCGCCATGGGCGCCGCAGCCGTCGCCATGGCCGTCACCCCCGGCCAGAGCGCCGAGACCCCCTCCATCGCCGTGAAGCCCGTCGCCTGGACCACCACCGACCTCGGCGCCCACCACCACATCGGCAACCAGTCCGACAAGGCCGCACAGCAGGCCAAGACCGACGCCGCTGAGGCGAAGAAGAAGGCCGACGCCGCCGCGAAGGCCAAGGCCGACAAGGACCGCGCCGAGAAGCAGGCCGCCAGCCGCTCCCAGGCCCGCACCCCCGTCAAGCCCGCCGCCCCCGCCAAGCCGGCTCCCGCGGCTCCGGTGAAGAAGGCGTATGCCGACAATCTCGACGGGTGGATCAAGGAGTCCCTGGACATCCTGAAGTCCAAGAACATCCCCGCCAGCTACGAGGGCATCAAGCGCAACGTGATGCGCGAGTCGACCGGCAACCCCCGCGCGATCAACGACTGGGACATCAACGCCGCCAACGGCGTCCCCTCCAAGGGCCTGCTCCAGATCATCGACCCCACCTTCAAGGCCTACCACGTCGAGGGCACCTCCTGGGACCCCTACGACCCCGTCGCCAACATCACCGCCTCCTGCAACTACGCCGCCGACAAGTACGGCTCCATGGACAACGTCAACTCCGCCTACTGAGCGAGCCGACACCGGAGCCCACACCCGCACGCCGAAGGGCGGCAGCACCCCACCCGGTGCCGCCGCCCTTCGGCGTATCGAGACAGGCCGGACTCAGCGGTTCTTCGCGTGGGTCAGGGCTTCCCAGGCGACGAAGAGGTCGTCCGTTCCCTCGTCCCGCAGTCGCTGGGCGACCCGCTGGGCCTGGGGCATCGCGATGCCCCGCCGGTTGCGGAAGTGGTTGAGGGCCACCTCGGTGTCCGGCCCCATGTCGAGGTCCAGATTCCCGCCGCACAGCCAATGCGGCACGTCGGCGCCCAGTTGGTACCGGGCGTGAAGGGTGAGCGCCGCCCGCATCCGCTTGCCGGCCTCGCCGTAGAGGTCGAGGCCCTGGTGCCAGGCGGTCTCCGCGATATGGGCGGTGGCCGCGAGGGAGTAGCCGATGTGCGTGAAGTTCCGGCACGTCTCCTGGCCGAGGCCGTTGACGAACCTCCGCTGCCCGAACCAGTACTCCCTGATCCTGTCGGGGGTTCTGATGTGGCCGCCCGGCGGGCGCTTGGGCAGGGGTCCGTCGGACTTGAGGTAGAAGTAGGCCGGGACGCGGGCCCGGAATCTGCGCACGGCCCTGTTGAAGCCGCGCCGGTCGTCGAGGAACACGGAGATCCCCATGGCGGCGTCCGTCATGGCCAGGTCCCAGTTCCCGTTGTAGTCCGGTGCGGTGACCGTCACCTCGCGGAGGTAGACCGTGCGCAGCATCCCGGCGAACCGCCGCACCCGGTGTCGCGGCCAGCCGCCGTAGGTGTGCCGCATGATCTCCGCGGCCCGCGCCCAGGAGCTGCCGGCCCATGCCGCCTGCAGGCCGGCATTGCCCTCGGTGTGGTCCCGGAGCACGGCGGACCAGGCGTCCATGATCTGCACGGCCTTGCGGGCGTGCGCGCGGTCCCGGGTGATGTACCAGAGGAGCGCCTGGGTGTAGGCGGCGATCGCGTCCTGCCGTTCTTCGACGCACCCGTAACCGGGCCGGTCGTCCGGCGGGCACTCCACGACCCGGACGGGCGTCGCGTGGTAGCCGAGCGATCCGTATCTGCTGTGGCGCATCGCGGCGAACGACGACCGCCACTCACGGCCCTTGACTCGTTTGCGGAGGCGGTCGAGCTGAGCCTTGCTCACCAGCACTCCAGGATGCTTGAATCCGCGCGCGGACGCGGATGGGCGCGCCACCGGCTCCGTCGGGCCGGCGGCGTCCGCCAGTGAGACCGGTGACGTCAATGTAGCGAGCAGAGCGACCGTCAGAGCCGTAAGGCGAAGCAACAGCCTGATGCCGTTGCTGCGTGGTCGGGACACAGCACACCTCCAAGTCGGTGCTGCAAGCCTCACTCCCCCATGGGCCCGGGCGCTGTGTGGAATACGCCAATGGGAGACCGGAGCGGGGTGCCACGCCCACGTTCGGACGCGTGCCGCCCACTCGCCGTCGGCTCGTCTAGTTTCGTTCGCGACTGGAGGCACAGCCATGCCCAAGAGCCGTCAGGACATCAACGAACTGAGTGCGGGTCAGCTGAGCGACTACATCCACGCGGTCGACATCCTGCGTGCGCGCTCGGCGGCGGACCCCGACGATCCGGCCGGATACGACTTCCAGGCCGCGCTGCACAACGATGTCTTCGTCGGCCCGTGCGAGCACGGGAGCGACTTGTTCCTGCCGTGGCACCGCGCGCACCTGCACTACTTCGAGAAGCTTCTGCAGGGAACGGACCCGCCCAGGACCGCGAACGTCACGGTGCCCTATTGGGACTGGATCCACGCCCAGCCGGCCGGGAAGTTCCCGGCCGCTTTCGACCTGCCCGGACTGTCCTCACCGGGGCGCAGCCTCTCCCCGACGCCCCTGCCACCGGACACGCTCGAGATCGTGACGACCGAGACGGACCCGGGCGAGTTCGGCGGGTACCCGGAGGCACACCCGGGCGGGGACTACGGCCGGCTCGAGCTGGGCCCCCACAATTACATGCACCCCGAGTTCATCGGTGGCCTGATGGCCGAACCCGGCACGGCGGCCCAGGACCCGATCTACTTCAGCTTCCACTGCTTCATCGACCTGCTGTGGGCGGAGTGGCAACGGCGCAACGGCTCACCGCCCCTTTCCTCACCGGACCACGATCTGCGCGGGTTCCTGGACCAGCCCAGGCACCAGGTCGCGGACTTCCACAGCACACTGGACCTGGACTACGCGTATGCGTACACCGACCAGCTCCACACGGTCTTCGGGGTGCCCGTGCCGCCGCCGTCGCCACCTCGTGAGCTGATGATGACGCAGCCGCTGGAAGCGGTGTCCGAGGCCGACTTCACAACGGAGTTGCGGGAGAAGGCCCGGGTGCAGTTCCGTCTCACGGCCCCGCCCGACCGGGGCAGGCGGGTGGTCGTGAGGCTGGACGAGCTGAAGGTGCCGGTGACCGGAAGCTACATGCTGCGGGCCTTCGTCCATCCGGCCGACGTGGAGTTCCGGCGGGACGACGAGGCGTTCGCGCGGAGTTACGGCGTCGGCTACGTGTCGATGTGGCGGGCGCACGATGCCTCCCACGGCGGTGGGCACGGCACCCCGCACGGACCGCACGGAGGCCATGGCCACCACGGAGGTCATGGGCCGCCGGCCCACCACCCGACCGCCGGCACCGCGCGCTTCGACGTGACGGCGGTGCTGGCCTCGGCGACGGCGGCGCCCGGGGACCATGTGCTGACGCTCCAGTACCTCCCCTCCCCCACGCCCACGGGCGAAGCCCAGGAACCGGCGGAACTCGTCGCGGAGGTCGCGTTGAGGGACGTGTTGATGGAGGTGTACGACTGACATGCGCACGCCCGTCTTCGAGCTGCACATCCAGCCCATGTTCCGGGCGACGGACCGCGAGCACATGGCCTTCGCGTTCGACCTCTGGGACTACGACGCGGTCGTCTCGCAGGCCGACGACATCCTCGCCCGTCTGGAGAGCGACATGCCGCCGGTCGCCGGCGGCGGGCCGTGGCCCGACGAGTGGATCGAGCTCTTCCGACGCTGGAAGGACGGCGACCGCAAACGTCTGGAGCTGGGCACCGCGGACTACGCCTTCACCCGGACCGCCACCGCGGTGACCGTCACGGCTACCGGTACCTTCCCGGCAGCGGGCTACGA
The window above is part of the Streptomyces syringium genome. Proteins encoded here:
- a CDS encoding NAD(P)-binding domain-containing protein, coding for MGLALAATLLEQGHPTTVWNRTPEKADGLVVQGARRAATIADAVAASPVTVRTSVERNVSSDQPELMKALAERAIAEGHGGQNYLAVFELLKKPTPSS
- a CDS encoding SAM-dependent methyltransferase — its product is MKREMISRLAHADHPIAAPLDDTSVRELLDHGIPRGDERVLDLGCGGGEWLLRALAAHPRLRAEGVDISEASLTHAHEAAAELGVQDRLALHRQDAADFTSPHSFDLVLCVGSTHAFGGLLPTLAAARKHLAPGGRVLVGDGFWEREPSQEAVDMLGEFDDLATTVARVIADGWTPVQGHVSTRQELDAYEWAWTGSLSAWALDHPDDPGSAQALAAATTHRSEWLRVYRDTLGFVCLVLRAS
- a CDS encoding transglycosylase SLT domain-containing protein, producing the protein MRSTTTGTARLTKAHKLTAAGITVAMGAAAVAMAVTPGQSAETPSIAVKPVAWTTTDLGAHHHIGNQSDKAAQQAKTDAAEAKKKADAAAKAKADKDRAEKQAASRSQARTPVKPAAPAKPAPAAPVKKAYADNLDGWIKESLDILKSKNIPASYEGIKRNVMRESTGNPRAINDWDINAANGVPSKGLLQIIDPTFKAYHVEGTSWDPYDPVANITASCNYAADKYGSMDNVNSAY
- a CDS encoding alginate lyase family protein; protein product: MRLLLRLTALTVALLATLTSPVSLADAAGPTEPVARPSASARGFKHPGVLVSKAQLDRLRKRVKGREWRSSFAAMRHSRYGSLGYHATPVRVVECPPDDRPGYGCVEERQDAIAAYTQALLWYITRDRAHARKAVQIMDAWSAVLRDHTEGNAGLQAAWAGSSWARAAEIMRHTYGGWPRHRVRRFAGMLRTVYLREVTVTAPDYNGNWDLAMTDAAMGISVFLDDRRGFNRAVRRFRARVPAYFYLKSDGPLPKRPPGGHIRTPDRIREYWFGQRRFVNGLGQETCRNFTHIGYSLAATAHIAETAWHQGLDLYGEAGKRMRAALTLHARYQLGADVPHWLCGGNLDLDMGPDTEVALNHFRNRRGIAMPQAQRVAQRLRDEGTDDLFVAWEALTHAKNR
- a CDS encoding tyrosinase family protein, coding for MPKSRQDINELSAGQLSDYIHAVDILRARSAADPDDPAGYDFQAALHNDVFVGPCEHGSDLFLPWHRAHLHYFEKLLQGTDPPRTANVTVPYWDWIHAQPAGKFPAAFDLPGLSSPGRSLSPTPLPPDTLEIVTTETDPGEFGGYPEAHPGGDYGRLELGPHNYMHPEFIGGLMAEPGTAAQDPIYFSFHCFIDLLWAEWQRRNGSPPLSSPDHDLRGFLDQPRHQVADFHSTLDLDYAYAYTDQLHTVFGVPVPPPSPPRELMMTQPLEAVSEADFTTELREKARVQFRLTAPPDRGRRVVVRLDELKVPVTGSYMLRAFVHPADVEFRRDDEAFARSYGVGYVSMWRAHDASHGGGHGTPHGPHGGHGHHGGHGPPAHHPTAGTARFDVTAVLASATAAPGDHVLTLQYLPSPTPTGEAQEPAELVAEVALRDVLMEVYD